Proteins from one Streptosporangium becharense genomic window:
- a CDS encoding PTS sugar transporter subunit IIA: MTTVLAPVAGAAVGLESVPDPVFAEGLVGPGMAIEPDRAPGRALSPITGTIVKLHPHAFVVVDDDGRGVLVHLGIDTVQLRGEGFELLAAEGDRVSAGQPVVAWDPALVEAGGRSPVCPVVALDAPAGAVTGLAEGSVDAGSELFEWR, translated from the coding sequence ATGACCACAGTTCTGGCACCGGTCGCGGGGGCGGCCGTGGGGTTGGAATCGGTGCCCGACCCGGTCTTCGCCGAGGGCCTGGTGGGGCCGGGCATGGCGATCGAACCCGACCGGGCGCCGGGCCGGGCGCTCTCCCCCATCACGGGCACCATCGTCAAGCTGCACCCGCACGCGTTCGTCGTCGTGGACGACGACGGCCGCGGAGTCCTCGTCCATCTGGGCATCGACACCGTCCAGCTGCGGGGCGAGGGGTTCGAACTGCTGGCCGCCGAGGGCGACCGGGTGAGCGCGGGCCAGCCCGTCGTGGCCTGGGACCCGGCGCTGGTCGAGGCGGGCGGGCGTTCCCCGGTCTGCCCGGTCGTCGCCCTGGACGCCCCGGCGGGTGCCGTCACCGGCCTCGCCGAAGGGTCGGTGGACGCGGGAAGCGAGCTTTTCGAGTGGAGATGA